tgcattGTACCGCACCTGCCTGCTTTACCAAACAAACACCTGCATTGTACCGCACCTGCCTGctttaccacacaaacacctgcattGTACTGCACCTGCCTGctttaccacacaaacacctgcattGTACCGCACCTGCCTGctttaccacacaaacacctgcattGTACCGCACCTTCATAGACTTGTTCTACTTCCTGGTCTGGGTTACATAATTTTTATAGAagtgtttgttagtgtgtgtgtgctgtttcacTGTTCACATGCTGTTGGTCGCTATTATACTGTAGAAATATATTTAGCGTGAAAAGTTAATTTGAGTTAGGCTTTGTCTTATCTCGTTTGTCAGGAAGCCATCAGttttgtgaaagtgtgtgtggtcaaaTCAGCTTTTGCAGAGGTGCAGTCTAAATGTGTTGTGAAACCCCCGTTCAGAAGCTAGCAGTTGGGCCAATGAGGGAAATACCCCACACAATTCTGCCTTCCGAGCAGCAATCTGTGAAAACCTTATCACTTTTTATTATGCTGATAAGATTTTGGGACTTTTATTATAATATTTGTAACTTCCTGTAATATCAAGAGAACATTTATTAGGTGTAGGCTGTTGAAACTGATCAGAACATCCCACATCTGGGATCCCAACTGGTGAATGTTGTTCTAGTTATTTAGTTGTAACACTGGTAAGCTGAGAGAGCAGTACTGTATTTGTAGGTCACATGGATCCTTTTGTACACCTTTATGGCCAGTAAAGTCAAACATCCTGTATGAGATGTAGATTGGTAGACAGATGTAaccctgcttgtgtgtttggCGTGTAGATCAGCCAATCCTGCGCGAGCTGGAGAGGAAAAAGATCCTGGTGTTCACGCCATCTCGGCGTGTTGCTGGGAAACGGGTGGTCTGCTACGACGATCGCTTCATCGTCAAGCTGGCCTACGACTCCGACGGCATCATCGTGTCCAACGACACGTACCGcgacctgcagggggagaaaCCGGAGTGGAAGCGCTTCATAGAGGAACGCCTGCTGATGTTCTCCTTCGTCAACGACAAGTAAATAATGCCACGCTCTCCATATTCTGCTTCAtcttacagaaacacacagtcgACAGATGTATAACCTCTGAATACAATGACACAGAGAAACAACTAACCATCTTAAAGCAGTCCAGTCCTTTAAAACAGACTGCATTAGCCTCAGATGCCTGTGCAGTCTGGTGAATGGACGTTTCTGTTCTCCTCATGCAGGTTCATGCCGCCTGATGACCCCCTGGGACGTCACGGCCCAACTCTGGACAACTTCCTCAGGAAGGTTCCTGTCTTGGCACGGAAACAGCAGTGTCCCTATGGTGAGCTCACACTCATTCACAAAATAATGCTTTCATGGATCGATCTAGTGCACTGATATTTTGTTTTATGAATTGTTCAATCCGAACATTCTTTGATGTAATTGATGTTTAAGGCAAATTCAGGGGTATGGTGCAAAACATTCCAGATATTTATATGTATTTCAATATGGTATCTCTAATACCTATTGGCCTACACCTAAGCCTTAATAGATGTAGCTGATATGaatgcaaaacaagctaatctGACATATTTGTATTCCTTTAGGGAAAAAATGCACCTACGGTATAAAGTGTAAATTCTACCACCCAGAGCGAGCTAACCAGTCCAGACGGTCTCTGGCTGACGAGCTGAGAGAGAAGGCCAGGgtgtcttccccctcccctgggcAGACGACGGCAGGGCCTGGGCCAGGCGCTgctccgtctctggaggagggcgtTACCCTGGAACAGAGTCCAGACTCCTTCAAGAAAGGCCACACCAATGAAAATGTGGTTCTTGTGAAAGGAAACCATCGCTCCAACAGGAAGCCTGGttctaggagagagagatccgGCCCGCAGGCCCAGGCTGAACTGGATGCCAGCGGCCCCCAGGAGTGTCTGGACTCTGGGCTGGGCTCCTTCGAGAGCCAGGCGTCCTGGGAGCACGGCGAGCGCAGTGGGGCTGGCTACCGGAGCCTGCGGCCCTGTCCCAGTGGTAGGCAGCCCTACCGCCTCCCGACCAGCCCagcctgcagctgctgctgcccGGTCAGCCTGGGGAGCAGCGCCGGGCTGCAGCACCACATCGAGCTGTACCAAAGCAGGGGACCTGCTGCTCCGTACAGCCCAGATGTGACCCACTGTCCCCCTCAGCACACCCGTTTCAAGGCCCCCGCGTATCCAGgtggcatgcacacatacagccaCCCAAACAACTTCCATCTCAGCACCCCCCCACAGCAGGCCTATTGGTCTGACCCGTACGGTGCCTACCCCCGAGCTCTCGGCGGCTCTGTTGGGGAGCAGGCAGCCTGGGGGCCGCCCCACAACAGCCAGCCCAGTCCttccagggaggagagaggctgggggccaccccctaaccctaacccccccaggGAGGACAGGATGGCTGTCAAGAAGAAGCTTCTGGCCATTTTTAACGGACATCTTGTGAACAGAGTCATGGACATGTTCCCTCAGTTGACGGACCCTCAGAAGTTAGCTGCTGAGATCCTCTCCCTGCAGTCCCAGGGCCTGTAACAGCTGAGATCCTCTCCCTGCAGTCCCAGGGCCTGTAACAGCTGAGATCCTCTCCCTGCAGTCTCAGGGCCTGTAACAGCTGAGATCCTCTCCCTGCAGTCCCAGGGCCTGTAACAGCTGAGATCCTCTCCCTGCAGTCCCAGGGCCTGTAACAGCTGAGATCCTGTCCCTGCAGTCTCAGGGCCTGTAACAGCTGAGATCCTGTCCCTGCAGTCCCAGAGCCTGTAACAGCTGAGATCCTCTCCCTGCAGTCCCAGGGCCTGTAACAGCTGAGATCCTGTCCCTGCAGTCTCAGGGCCTGTAACAGCTGAGATCCTGTCCCTGCAGTCTCAGGGCCTGTAACAGCTGAGATCCTCTCCCTGCAGTCTCAGGGCCTGTAACAGCTGAGATCCTCTTCCTGCAGTCTCAGGGCCTGTAACAGCTGAGATCCTCTCCCTGCAGTCCCAGGGCCTGTAACAGCTGAGATCCTCTCCCTGCAGTCCCAGGGCCTGTAACAGCTGAGATCCTGTCCATGCAGTCTCAGGGCCTGTAACAGCTGAGATCCTGTCCCTGCAGTCCCAGGGCCTGTAACAGCTGAGATCCTGTCCCTGCAGTAGTAACAGCTGAGATCCTGTCCTTGCAGTAGTAACAGATGAGATCTTCTCCCACCCTGCAGTCTCAGGGCCTAACCCTTACCCTCCCTGCAGTCTTTCTGCTGTAACAGAGTCTGTGAGAACTACAGAAATCCAGCTTTCTTTCAGTTGAAAGAATTATGGCTTTAAAGACGACAGGATTTGAAAAGAATCTTCTTGCCAAACTTTTTTGGGACCAGGAACTAGTTTAAAAACTGCCTTAATGAAGATGTAAAATCTGTGGCAGTGGATTGTTGATGCAAATTGTGTCCTTTTCTACATGTTTATTGAAAACGTTGTATAATTATGGTTATTAGTATTATTGAAATTCTTAGAAAAGGTCACCAAGGTTGCCTTTGTTGAAACATTTAATAATGTGGTGTTTAATTGGCACTGTGTGCCTTTCCACAGCTCACTACCTGGTCAGGTATGATACAGTAAAAGCCCTGAGGGTCTGAAGGGCTCATTTATAACTTTATTAAAGACAAAGAAACATGTGTTTTAAGCATTTAAAAGGTTTTGTCAAGGTTGGAATTCTAAACAACTTGTCTAGCGGTGAGTACATGTTGTTTGAAGTATAGCTACACTTTCTACAATAGGTGAAAGCTTGCCGTGGTTCCTAGTCAGTGCAGAAATACATTTTGGGTTGTGTGGTAGAGTTGTGATGTCTAACCTAAAGCCCCATATAAAAtgcgttttttgtttttacttt
Above is a window of Osmerus mordax isolate fOsmMor3 chromosome 18, fOsmMor3.pri, whole genome shotgun sequence DNA encoding:
- the zc3h12ab gene encoding endoribonuclease ZC3H12A isoform X1 codes for the protein MNVDVGIHRDNTAPWASLPVRNPTHCIRERMKPNENGLVDAPTDIQPPTDSIEAQLDFFRKLGYSPAQVCSVLLKLGANPDTNMILGELVQSGAGPDGSERLLTPTGPPSQANSPAKTPSSRPASPASPTSSHKEPCEKEDALRPIVIDGSNVAMSHGNKEVFSCLGIQLAVNFFLLRGHSDIKVFVPSWRKEQPRPDVPITDQPILRELERKKILVFTPSRRVAGKRVVCYDDRFIVKLAYDSDGIIVSNDTYRDLQGEKPEWKRFIEERLLMFSFVNDKFMPPDDPLGRHGPTLDNFLRKVPVLARKQQCPYGKKCTYGIKCKFYHPERANQSRRSLADELREKARVSSPSPGQTTAGPGPGAAPSLEEGVTLEQSPDSFKKGHTNENVVLVKGNHRSNRKPGSRRERSGPQAQAELDASGPQECLDSGLGSFESQASWEHGERSGAGYRSLRPCPSGRQPYRLPTSPACSCCCPVSLGSSAGLQHHIELYQSRGPAAPYSPDVTHCPPQHTRFKAPAYPGGMHTYSHPNNFHLSTPPQQAYWSDPYGAYPRALGGSVGEQAAWGPPHNSQPSPSREERGWGPPPNPNPPREDRMAVKKKLLAIFNGHLVNRVMDMFPQLTDPQKLAAEILSLQSQGL
- the zc3h12ab gene encoding endoribonuclease ZC3H12A isoform X2, with the translated sequence MNVDVGIHRDNTAPWASLPVRNPTHCIRERMKPNENGLVDAPTDIQPPTDSIEAQLDFFRKLGYSPAQVCSVLLKLGANPDTNMILGELVQSGAGPDGSERLLTPTGPPSQANSPAKTPSSRPASPASPTSSHKEPCEKEDALRPIVIDGSNVAMSHGNKEVFSCLGIQLAVNFFLLRGHSDIKVFVPSWRKEQPRPDVPITDQPILRELERKKILVFTPSRRVAGKRVVCYDDRFIVKLAYDSDGIIVSNDTYRDLQGEKPEWKRFIEERLLMFSFVNDKFMPPDDPLGRHGPTLDNFLRKVPVLARKQQCPYERANQSRRSLADELREKARVSSPSPGQTTAGPGPGAAPSLEEGVTLEQSPDSFKKGHTNENVVLVKGNHRSNRKPGSRRERSGPQAQAELDASGPQECLDSGLGSFESQASWEHGERSGAGYRSLRPCPSGRQPYRLPTSPACSCCCPVSLGSSAGLQHHIELYQSRGPAAPYSPDVTHCPPQHTRFKAPAYPGGMHTYSHPNNFHLSTPPQQAYWSDPYGAYPRALGGSVGEQAAWGPPHNSQPSPSREERGWGPPPNPNPPREDRMAVKKKLLAIFNGHLVNRVMDMFPQLTDPQKLAAEILSLQSQGL
- the zc3h12ab gene encoding endoribonuclease ZC3H12A isoform X3, which codes for MKPNENGLVDAPTDIQPPTDSIEAQLDFFRKLGYSPAQVCSVLLKLGANPDTNMILGELVQSGAGPDGSERLLTPTGPPSQANSPAKTPSSRPASPASPTSSHKEPCEKEDALRPIVIDGSNVAMSHGNKEVFSCLGIQLAVNFFLLRGHSDIKVFVPSWRKEQPRPDVPITDQPILRELERKKILVFTPSRRVAGKRVVCYDDRFIVKLAYDSDGIIVSNDTYRDLQGEKPEWKRFIEERLLMFSFVNDKFMPPDDPLGRHGPTLDNFLRKVPVLARKQQCPYGKKCTYGIKCKFYHPERANQSRRSLADELREKARVSSPSPGQTTAGPGPGAAPSLEEGVTLEQSPDSFKKGHTNENVVLVKGNHRSNRKPGSRRERSGPQAQAELDASGPQECLDSGLGSFESQASWEHGERSGAGYRSLRPCPSGRQPYRLPTSPACSCCCPVSLGSSAGLQHHIELYQSRGPAAPYSPDVTHCPPQHTRFKAPAYPGGMHTYSHPNNFHLSTPPQQAYWSDPYGAYPRALGGSVGEQAAWGPPHNSQPSPSREERGWGPPPNPNPPREDRMAVKKKLLAIFNGHLVNRVMDMFPQLTDPQKLAAEILSLQSQGL